The window GTCAGTTCGTCGCACGCTCCCTCGGGGATCAGACGCCGGAGGGGCATCGAGGTCAGCAGGCAGGGTGCTTCGGCGGCTTCGGCGCCGGGCCGGAACGTGCGCGCCGGGGAGACGGCTTCGACGGCTCCGCCCGTCGCCGCTGCTTCGACGTGGACCGTGACCGTCCGGCCCGCCGCGGGGTGAAATCCCGTGCCGCCCGTCGCTGGGACGAACTGCACGCGGCGGCGCAGATAGGGTGCGATGTCGAATCCGGCCTCCGTCACCGCCGCGAACCGCTTCGCGCCCAGCAGGGCGCTTCCGTCGCCGGTCTGTCCAGCCGTGCCGGCTTCGTTTGCACCGCCGGGCGAGACGGCTGCGCCGATTCCCTCTGCGGGCCCGGCCGCCGCATCGACGATGCGGATGTCGATGTTTCCGGCCGCCTCCTGACTGACGGCATAGCGGAGTTCCCCGCCTAAGGGGGCGTACTGTTGCGGAATTCGTGTAAATAGCATAATGGATGTTTAAGAAAGATGACTGTATTCGGTTCGCCGCAGAACGCGGCGCAATGCGGCATGCGGATGCTTTCGGTGCTTTCGGCGCCACAGGCACAGAGGCGGCCGGGTTGTTGACAAAACGGTTGAAAACTTGTCGATAAACGGGGATAACAATTCACAAAATGCGGAAACAGAAGCGTTTCCCGATGTCGATAACTTTGCCGTCCTTGCCGTCCGGTTGTGAATCGTTCGGCAAATATACGACAGCCGATACCCCCTTGTCAAGACCCCGATGCACTTTTTCTAAATTTTATGGAAAAACTTCGGGATTTTGTCGTACCTTTGTTTCGCGAACCAACAGTTTTACATCGTATGGATGATGGTCATAGTTCCACGTATAGCCGTCGTGTCGTGCCTCAGTACGACCCCATTCATCTATGGTATCCAGCGCGAGGGTAACTTCCGCGCCGAATTGCTGTTGTCCGATCCCGAAGAGTCGATCCGCATTTTTTCCGACCGTAAAGCCGACATCGCCCTGGTGCCTGCCGCCGCCGTGCCCTCGTTGGAGGATGCGCGCATCGTCACCGAATACTGCGTCGGCGGGGTCCCTGCCGCGAAGGAGGCGTTGCTTGCCGACGACGATCCTTTCGTGGCGGCGTGGAAGCCTTTCGGGAAACTCCCCTGCGCCTTCGCCCTCTGGGTGGCGCACGGCGACGTGGAGCCCGAGACGGTCGAGGCTTTGCAGCATGCGCTGACCTTCGGTCTCGAACACGGTTACGAGGCGGTTCTCGATTCGGCTTTTTCGGCCGATCCGGGGCTTGCTTACGCGGGTCTCGCCCATTTCGACTACATTTTCGACAATCAGAAAGACAAGGCGCTCAAAAAGTGCTGGGATTCGGGGCTCAAGGTGGCTCCGCGAGCCAATCCCGGCTGAAGAGCTTAGCGGACGGACTTCCGCCTCTCTGCACGTAAACGGATTCACGAACATTAAGAGAGCGTCTTATGATTACAATTTACCTCAAACAATACAACAAGATCATCCGGAACGCCGATACCAAGCTCTTCGACGAGTTGGGTTACGACGACATCCTGTGGATCGACATGCTGCTGCCCACGATCAAGGAGCAGAAAGCCGTCGAGAACTTCATGGAGATCAGCCTTCAGACCAAACAGCAGGTCGAGGAGATCGAATCGACATCGAAATACTCCGAGAACGAGAACGCCATCATCTCCAATTCGAACTTCTTCGTTCCCACGGGCGATTCGTTCATCGTCGAGCCGGTGTCGTTCATCATTTCGAACGAGGGCGTGCTCGTTTCGGTGCGCAACGCCGAGTTCCGGACCTTCCGCGAAACGGAAAAGCGGCTCCAGATGAACTACCGCAGTTATTCGACGGGCTACCACCTCTTCATTTCGTTGTTGGAGGTGCGCATCGACTTCGATGCCGACCTCGTGGAGTTGATCGCCAAGCAGGTCGCGGCGTTGTCGAAGGACATCAACTCCGAGGATTCGATCGACAAGGAGGTGTTGCACCGCATCAGCGCCTTGCAGGAGTCTACGATGTCGTTGCGCGAGAACATCTTTGACCGCCAGCGCGTATTGTCGGGCATCCTGCGTTCGGAGCGCTTCCCGAACGACATCTACCCGCGCTTGCAGCTGATGATCAAGGATGTCAATTCGCTGATCAACCACGCTGATTTCAGCTTCCAGCGACTCGATTATATCCAGGACGCTGCGTTGGGTCTCATCAACATCGAGCAGAACGAGATCGTGAAGATCTTCTCCGTGGCGGCCGTGATCTTCATGCCCGCGACGCTCATCGCCTCGATCTACGGCATGAACTTCAAGTTCATGCCCGAGCTGGATTGGATGCTGAAGCTCGGCAACGGTTGGAACATCCCTCTGGGCTACATCTTCGCCATCGGCATGATGATCTTCTGTTCGGCCCTGACGATCTGGTACTTCAAGTACAAAAAATGGCTCTGACCTCCCCGCCTGAGAGGCGGTTTTCAGCGTAGGTTCGGGAGCGCAGAACCGGCTGGTCAGCGAGCCAGCCGGCTTTCGCCCGTAAACCGGGCTTTTTAAGCCCGTGCTTTTGGTACTTTTGGCATCAAAAGTACAGTCCTCTTTTTCTCTTCTTTCAAAGAAAGAAGAGCTTTTCCCGGTAAATTTCGTATATTTGCAAGCTATAAACATTCGTCATGCTCGAAAAACTGGCCAAACAAACCGCCGTCTACGGTATCAGTACCATTGTGGTAAGGTTCCTGAGCTACCTGCTCACGCCTTACTACACCCGTATTTTCGGGCAGGAGACCTACGGCATCGTGACGGATGTCTATGCCCTCATTCCGCTGGCGCTCACCCTTTTGACGATGGGTATGGAGTCCAGTTACTTCCGTTTTTCAGCCAAGGCCGAGGAGGCGGGCGGGGAGGTGAAGGCCGCCAAGCGGCGGCTTTTCGCCACCACATGGGGCATCACATCGCTCGCCGCCGCGGTCTTTTTCCTCGCAATGGCCTTTTTCCGCAACGGCATCGCTCGCGTCATGGGCGAGGCGTATGTGTCGCATCCGGAGTATGTCGTCTGCGTCGGGTTGATCATCCTTTTCGACGTTTGGGCCTGCATTCCCTTCTCGCGGTTGCGCGAACAGGGCCGGGCCATGACTTTCGTGGGGTTGAAAGCGCTCAACGTGGCCTTGAACGTGGCTTTGGCTTTCGGATTCGGCGCCGCGGGGCTTTTCGCCTCGGAGTTCGGCGTGGGGTGGGTCTTCGTCGCTAACCTCGCCGCCAGCGTCGTGACGTGGCTGGCGATTCTGACCACCGTCG of the Alistipes senegalensis JC50 genome contains:
- a CDS encoding MqnA/MqnD/SBP family protein, whose product is MVIVPRIAVVSCLSTTPFIYGIQREGNFRAELLLSDPEESIRIFSDRKADIALVPAAAVPSLEDARIVTEYCVGGVPAAKEALLADDDPFVAAWKPFGKLPCAFALWVAHGDVEPETVEALQHALTFGLEHGYEAVLDSAFSADPGLAYAGLAHFDYIFDNQKDKALKKCWDSGLKVAPRANPG
- a CDS encoding CorA family divalent cation transporter, whose amino-acid sequence is MITIYLKQYNKIIRNADTKLFDELGYDDILWIDMLLPTIKEQKAVENFMEISLQTKQQVEEIESTSKYSENENAIISNSNFFVPTGDSFIVEPVSFIISNEGVLVSVRNAEFRTFRETEKRLQMNYRSYSTGYHLFISLLEVRIDFDADLVELIAKQVAALSKDINSEDSIDKEVLHRISALQESTMSLRENIFDRQRVLSGILRSERFPNDIYPRLQLMIKDVNSLINHADFSFQRLDYIQDAALGLINIEQNEIVKIFSVAAVIFMPATLIASIYGMNFKFMPELDWMLKLGNGWNIPLGYIFAIGMMIFCSALTIWYFKYKKWL